Proteins encoded together in one Ipomoea triloba cultivar NCNSP0323 chromosome 4, ASM357664v1 window:
- the LOC116017432 gene encoding F-box/kelch-repeat protein SKIP25-like, translated as MLCSKITKHKAQNMNNNTSSKRPENQFYDDDEDDKTSSVVLIPGLPDHLAQQCLSAVPPSLLYGVCRSWRRFIYSPSFPPFYCLYALLSPSSSMASSSSSIAASTGKPEVLDLKYSIRIQNKIYEKPNLIVRNSGKSEVPSSSIEFLCLDPLSSKWARLPSPPPEPPLKILHRHPSFISRTLPVQSLAVSGKLLLVAGTTHNFVPALDRPLCFDPSSGEWFSGPPFTAPRRWCATGSVHGQVYVASGVGSGYQGDVARSLEKWDVSEKPADWKWEKLTSLKNGQFCREAVEGVGYKGKLCMVNIKGNAVKEGAVYDVTADRWEKMPRGMLEGWNGPAAVAEETTAGDGDNEIYMVDEAIGSLSRYKPEDDSWEEVIQSSEHLKGAERIAVERGKVCAVSGRGRWVTVVDVAAQPARIWVVNPPPEMEFIAVHILPRMKSVEN; from the coding sequence ATGTTGTGCTCGAAAATAACGAAACACAAAGCACAAAACATGAACAACAATACCTCCTCAAAACGACCAGAAAACCAATTCTATGACGACGACGAAGATGATAAGACTTCGTCGGTGGTGTTGATTCCGGGATTGCCGGACCACTTGGCCCAGCAATGTCTTTCCGCCGTCCCGCCCTCCCTTCTCTACGGCGTTTGCCGCTCCTGGCGCCGCTTCATCTACTCCCCTTCTTTCCCTCCCTTCTACTGTCTCTACGCTCTGCTCTCTCCTTCTTCATCAATGGCTTCCTCGTCATCGTCGATTGCAGCTTCCACGGGGAAGCCAGAAGTGTTAGATCTAAAGTATAGTATAAGGATACAGAATAAAATCTACGAGAAACCTAACCTCATAGTCAGGAATTCTGGTAAGTCAGAAGTTCCGTCGAGTTCGATTGAATTCTTGTGTCTAGACCCCCTTTCGTCGAAGTGGGCCCGCCTCCCAAGCCCGCCGccggaacctcctctgaaaatcctccaccgCCACCCTTCCTTTATTTCTAGAACCCTCCCGGTCCAATCATTAGCCGTCTCCGGCAAGCTTCTCCTCGTCGCCGGCACCACTCACAACTTCGTTCCCGCGCTCGACCGTCCATTGTGCTTTGACCCGTCTTCCGGCGAGTGGTTTTCCGGCCCGCCGTTCACCGCCCCTCGCCGCTGGTGCGCCACCGGCTCCGTCCACGGCCAAGTCTACGTGGCGAGCGGCGTCGGGTCCGGGTACCAGGGTGACGTGGCGAGGTCGTTGGAGAAATGGGACGTTAGCGAGAAACCCGCGGACTGGAAATGGGAAAAACTAACTTCCCTGAAAAACGGGCAGTTTTGTCGGGAAGCCGTTGAAGGCGTGGGGTATAAAGGTAAATTGTGCATGGTAAATATAAAAGGGAACGCGGTAAAAGAAGGCGCCGTTTACGATGTGACGGCGGACCGGTGGGAGAAAATGCCGAGAGGAATGCTGGAGGGGTGGAACGGGCCGGCGGCGGTGGCGGAGGAGACGACGGCGGGGGACGGAGATAATGAGATTTATATGGTGGATGAAGCGATAGGTTCGTTGAGCAGGTATAAACCGGAAGATGACAGTTGGGAGGAGGTGATTCAGTCGTCGGAGCATCTGAAGGGCGCAGAGCGGATTGCGGTGGAGAGAGGCAAAGTTTGCGCCGTGTCTGGCCGTGGACGGTGGGTCACGGTGGTGGACGTGGCGGCGCAGCCGGCTAGGATTTGGGTTGTGAATCCGCCGCCGGAGATGGAGTTCATTGCCGTTCATATATTGCCAAGGATGAAGAGTGTAGAAAACTAA